One Littorina saxatilis isolate snail1 linkage group LG12, US_GU_Lsax_2.0, whole genome shotgun sequence genomic region harbors:
- the LOC138982835 gene encoding toll-like receptor 3 isoform X2 — MVKWLWHTSVSLDGEGREANYTCTTGSGEITSTERVMAQWMSHWRRCVGVQIFGIALSAFLLQILSIVVAFVTVRSWTQVCYAWKAIRRHRLPRRHHFRCDAYVVYSDAECDVACVTLRECLEEQYGVRLLLRDREELPGSVRAESIVQHIDDSWKVLLLVTRELSRDEWACGFTVQQAQRSITDTMPDRVIVVFLEEPRVLPAMPSLQLLLRMVPESNILHVHRDTPPRHHVWKTLAHLITKEQ; from the exons ATGGTGAAGTGGCTGTGGCACACCTCCGTGTCGCTTGATGGCGAAGGACGCGAAGCTAACTACACGTGCACCACGGGATCAGGGGAGATCACCAGCACGGAGCGCGTGATGGCGCAGTGGATGAGTCACTGGCGGCGCTGTGTGGGAGTTCAGATCTTTGGTATCGCCCTTTCTGCCTTTCTCTTGCAG ATCCTGTCCATCGTCGTGGCGTTTGTCACCGTACGCTCGTGGACCCAGGTGTGTTACGCTTGGAAAGCCATCCGCCGTCACCGTCTGCCGAGACGTCACCACTTCCGCTGTGACGCTTACGTCGTGTACTCTGACGCAGAGTGTGACGTGGCCTGCGTGACGCTGCGTGAGTGTCTGGAGGAGCAGTACGGCGTGCGTCTCTTGCTGCGTGACCGAGAGGAGCTGCCTGGGTCTGTGAGAGCTGAGAGCATCGTGCAGCATATTGACGACAGCTGGAAG GTGTTGCTGCTCGTCACGCGAGAGCTCTCTCGGGATGAGTGGGCGTGTGGCTTCACGGTTCAGCAGGCGCAGCGCAGCATCACAGACACCATGCCGGACCGTGTCATCGTCGTCTTCCTGGAAGAGCCGCGTGTCCTGCCCGCCATGCCCTCACTGCAGTTGCTGCTGCGCATGGTGCCAGAGAGCAACATATTGCACGTGCACAGAGACACCCCGCCACGGCACCACGTGTGGAAGACACTGGCTCACCTCATTACCAAGGAACAGTGA